In Jejubacter calystegiae, the following are encoded in one genomic region:
- the purK gene encoding 5-(carboxyamino)imidazole ribonucleotide synthase, with protein sequence MKQVCVLGNGQLGRMLRQAGEPLGITVWPVGLDAEPEAVPVQQSVITAEIERWPETALTRELARHPAFVNRDVFPIIADRLTQKQLFDRLNLATAPWQLLASPDQWPAVFERLGDLAIVKRRTGGYDGRGQWRLGPNDADTLPDECYGECIVEQGIHFSGEVSLVGARAHNGATVFYPLTHNLHQDGILRTSVAFPHADADQQRQAESMLGAIMQELNYVGVMAMECFVTPAGLLINELAPRVHNSGHWTQNGASVSQFELHLRAILDLPLPQPAVDSPSVMVNLIGSHLNYDWLKLPLVHLHWYDKEVRPGRKVGHLNLSASDPRRLSDTLKVLTPFLPPEYASGLAWAQAHLNG encoded by the coding sequence ATGAAGCAGGTCTGCGTACTGGGTAACGGCCAGCTGGGCCGGATGCTGCGTCAGGCCGGTGAGCCGCTGGGTATCACCGTCTGGCCGGTAGGGCTGGATGCTGAACCGGAAGCCGTTCCGGTTCAGCAGAGCGTCATCACCGCCGAAATCGAACGCTGGCCGGAAACCGCGCTGACCCGCGAACTGGCCCGCCACCCGGCCTTTGTCAACCGGGATGTTTTCCCCATCATCGCCGATCGCCTGACCCAGAAGCAGCTGTTCGACAGGCTGAACCTGGCCACCGCCCCATGGCAGTTGCTGGCCTCTCCGGACCAATGGCCTGCGGTATTCGAAAGGCTGGGCGACCTTGCCATCGTCAAACGCCGCACCGGCGGTTACGATGGCCGCGGCCAGTGGCGGCTGGGCCCGAATGATGCCGACACGCTTCCCGATGAATGCTACGGCGAGTGCATCGTCGAACAGGGCATCCATTTTTCCGGCGAAGTGTCGCTGGTCGGCGCCCGCGCCCATAACGGTGCTACGGTGTTCTATCCCCTCACCCATAACCTGCATCAGGACGGTATCCTGCGTACCAGCGTCGCCTTCCCCCACGCGGATGCCGACCAGCAGCGCCAGGCCGAATCCATGCTGGGCGCCATTATGCAGGAGCTGAATTACGTGGGCGTGATGGCGATGGAGTGCTTCGTGACTCCCGCCGGTCTGCTGATTAACGAGCTGGCCCCCCGGGTGCACAACAGCGGCCACTGGACCCAGAACGGCGCCTCTGTCAGCCAGTTTGAACTGCACCTGCGCGCCATCCTCGACCTGCCTCTACCGCAACCGGCGGTCGACAGCCCGTCGGTCATGGTGAACCTGATCGGCAGTCATCTGAATTATGACTGGCTGAAGCTGCCGCTGGTGCACCTGCACTGGTACGACAAAGAGGTGCGCCCGGGACGTAAGGTGGGCCATCTCAACCTGAGCGCCAGCGATCCGCGCCGGTTAAGCGATACCCTTAAGGTCCTGACGCCGTTTCTGCCGCCAGAATACGCCAGCGGGCTGGCCTGGGCTCAGGCTCATCTTAACGGCTGA
- the purE gene encoding 5-(carboxyamino)imidazole ribonucleotide mutase: MSSNQATRIAIVMGSRSDWATMQYAADVLTDLNVPFHVEVVSAHRTPDKLFSFAETAHDNGYQVIIAGAGGAAHLPGMLAAKTLVPVLGVPVQSAALSGVDSLYSIVQMPRGIPVGTLAIGKAGAANAALLAAQILAQHDAELWQRLEAFRRQQTEDVLENPDPREEA; encoded by the coding sequence ATGTCTTCAAACCAGGCTACCCGCATCGCTATTGTTATGGGTTCCCGCAGCGACTGGGCCACCATGCAGTATGCCGCCGATGTCCTTACCGACCTTAATGTTCCGTTTCATGTCGAAGTCGTTTCTGCGCACCGCACGCCGGACAAACTGTTCAGCTTCGCCGAAACAGCCCATGACAACGGCTATCAGGTCATCATCGCAGGCGCCGGCGGCGCCGCCCATCTGCCCGGTATGCTGGCCGCCAAAACCCTGGTGCCGGTGCTGGGCGTCCCGGTACAGAGCGCGGCCCTGAGCGGCGTAGACAGCCTCTACTCCATTGTGCAGATGCCGCGCGGCATTCCGGTAGGCACCCTGGCCATTGGCAAAGCGGGAGCGGCTAACGCCGCGCTACTGGCGGCACAGATTCTGGCGCAGCACGACGCCGAACTCTGGCAGCGCCTGGAAGCGTTCCGTCGCCAGCAAACCGAAGATGTGCTGGAAAATCCCGATCCCCGGGAGGAAGCATGA
- the ppiB gene encoding peptidylprolyl isomerase B — MVTFHTNFGDIVIKTFDDKAPATVKNFLDYCREGFYDNTIFHRVINGFMVQGGGFEPGMKQKTTRDPIQNEASNGLKNTRGTLAMARTQAPHSATAQFFINVVDNDFLNFSGESLQGWGYCVFAEVEEGMDVVDQIKAVATGRSGMHQDVPKEDVIIKSVTISE, encoded by the coding sequence ATGGTTACTTTTCACACCAACTTTGGCGATATCGTTATCAAAACCTTCGACGATAAAGCGCCGGCTACCGTGAAGAACTTTCTGGATTACTGCCGTGAAGGTTTCTACGACAACACCATTTTTCACCGTGTGATCAATGGCTTTATGGTGCAGGGCGGCGGCTTTGAGCCGGGTATGAAGCAGAAAACCACCCGCGATCCGATTCAGAACGAAGCCAGCAACGGCCTGAAAAACACCCGTGGCACCCTGGCCATGGCGCGCACTCAGGCACCGCATTCCGCCACCGCCCAGTTCTTTATTAACGTCGTCGATAACGACTTCCTGAACTTCAGCGGCGAAAGCCTGCAAGGCTGGGGTTACTGCGTCTTCGCTGAAGTGGAAGAAGGGATGGACGTGGTCGACCAGATCAAAGCCGTCGCTACCGGCCGCAGCGGCATGCATCAGGATGTACCGAAAGAAGACGTGATTATCAAAAGCGTGACCATTAGCGAGTAA
- the fimA gene encoding type 1 fimbrial major subunit FimA, with the protein MKLNKIALSVISAAMLVAGSVNAADPAPTPTPVMVNGGTIHFRGDLVNAACAVSTESADKIVRLGQYRTATFTKVGDTSAKVPFTIVLNDCDTSVSSTASVAFTGQTDATDPTLLAIASGDNTTTASGVGIEIMDRTSKVLTPNGSSFSTAQALVDGANTLNFSARYKATAASATAGQANADATFVMKYE; encoded by the coding sequence ATGAAACTGAATAAAATTGCTCTGAGCGTAATATCTGCCGCTATGCTGGTCGCCGGGAGCGTGAATGCTGCCGATCCGGCACCGACTCCGACCCCGGTTATGGTTAACGGTGGAACCATCCATTTTAGAGGCGATTTGGTTAACGCGGCCTGCGCCGTAAGCACGGAATCCGCCGATAAAATCGTACGCCTTGGCCAGTACCGTACCGCAACTTTCACCAAAGTCGGCGATACCAGCGCAAAAGTGCCGTTCACCATCGTACTGAATGATTGCGACACCAGCGTTTCTTCTACGGCTTCCGTCGCCTTCACCGGCCAGACTGACGCCACTGACCCGACCTTGCTGGCGATTGCTTCCGGCGATAACACCACCACCGCGAGCGGCGTGGGTATCGAAATTATGGACCGCACCTCTAAAGTGCTGACGCCGAACGGTTCCAGCTTCTCTACCGCTCAGGCGCTGGTGGACGGCGCCAACACCCTGAACTTCAGCGCCCGTTATAAGGCAACTGCGGCCAGCGCTACTGCCGGTCAGGCTAATGCCGACGCGACCTTCGTAATGAAATACGAGTAA
- the folD gene encoding bifunctional methylenetetrahydrofolate dehydrogenase/methenyltetrahydrofolate cyclohydrolase FolD: MAAKIIDGKTIAQQVRQEVAHKVQVRIAAGKRAPGLAVILVGANPASQIYVASKRRACEEVGFVSRSYDLPETTTEAQLLTLIDELNADNTIDGILVQLPLPAGIDNVKVLERISPDKDVDGFHPYNVGRLCQRAPRLRPCTPRGIVTLLERYNIDTYGLNAVVIGASNIVGRPMSMELLLAGCTTTVTHRFTKNLRQHVENADLLIVAVGKPGFIPGDWIKEGAIVIDVGINRLESGKVVGDVVFDDAAKRASWITPVPGGVGPMTVATLIQNTLQACEEYHDKEEA, encoded by the coding sequence ATGGCAGCAAAGATTATTGACGGTAAAACGATTGCGCAGCAGGTGCGGCAGGAAGTTGCGCACAAAGTACAGGTCCGGATTGCGGCAGGCAAACGCGCTCCGGGGCTGGCGGTGATCCTGGTGGGCGCCAACCCGGCATCACAGATCTACGTCGCCAGCAAGCGCCGGGCCTGTGAAGAGGTGGGCTTCGTCTCCCGCTCTTACGATTTGCCGGAAACCACTACCGAAGCGCAGCTTCTGACGCTGATCGATGAACTGAACGCCGATAACACCATCGACGGTATTCTGGTGCAGCTTCCCCTGCCGGCAGGCATCGATAACGTGAAGGTGCTGGAACGCATCTCGCCTGATAAAGACGTGGATGGCTTTCACCCCTATAATGTAGGCCGCCTGTGCCAGCGCGCGCCGCGCCTGCGCCCCTGCACCCCGCGCGGTATCGTGACCCTGCTGGAGCGTTATAACATCGACACCTACGGCCTGAATGCCGTGGTGATCGGCGCTTCGAACATTGTTGGTCGCCCGATGAGCATGGAGCTGCTGCTGGCGGGTTGCACCACAACGGTCACCCATCGCTTCACCAAAAACCTGCGTCAACACGTGGAAAACGCCGATCTGCTGATTGTGGCCGTCGGTAAGCCGGGCTTTATTCCGGGCGACTGGATTAAAGAAGGCGCCATCGTCATCGATGTCGGCATTAACCGCCTGGAAAGCGGAAAAGTGGTGGGCGATGTGGTGTTTGACGACGCAGCAAAACGCGCTTCCTGGATTACGCCAGTGCCGGGCGGTGTGGGCCCTATGACGGTCGCCACGCTGATTCAGAACACCCTGCAGGCCTGCGAAGAGTACCACGATAAAGAGGAAGCATAA
- the lpxH gene encoding UDP-2,3-diacylglucosamine diphosphatase produces MATLFIADLHLCAEEPAITAGFLRFLAGDARKADALYILGDLFEAWIGDDSPEPLHRQVAQALRDLVDSGVPCFFIHGNRDFLVGQRFARESGMQLLPEEQVLSIDGRRVLIMHGDTLCTDDHGYQAFRARVHQGWLQTLFLALPLFIRKRIAARMRAGSKAANGSKSMEIMDVNQQAVREAMSRQQVRWLIHGHTHRPAIHPLEVDGEPAWRCVLGAWHREGSMIRVTADDVELVAFPF; encoded by the coding sequence GTGGCCACCCTGTTTATCGCAGATCTCCATCTCTGCGCGGAAGAACCGGCGATTACCGCCGGTTTTCTGCGTTTTCTGGCGGGCGATGCCAGAAAGGCCGATGCGCTCTATATTCTGGGCGATCTGTTCGAAGCCTGGATCGGCGACGACTCCCCCGAACCACTGCACCGTCAGGTGGCGCAAGCGTTGCGCGATCTCGTCGACAGCGGCGTGCCCTGCTTCTTTATTCACGGCAATCGCGACTTTCTGGTGGGCCAGCGCTTCGCCAGGGAGAGCGGTATGCAGCTACTGCCTGAAGAACAGGTGCTTTCGATAGACGGGCGCCGGGTGCTGATTATGCACGGCGACACCCTGTGCACCGACGACCATGGCTATCAGGCCTTCCGGGCCCGGGTGCATCAGGGCTGGCTGCAAACGCTGTTCCTGGCCCTGCCGCTGTTCATACGTAAGCGCATCGCCGCACGTATGCGTGCCGGGAGCAAAGCCGCCAACGGCAGTAAATCCATGGAGATCATGGATGTGAATCAGCAGGCCGTGCGCGAAGCAATGTCGCGCCAGCAGGTGCGCTGGCTGATACACGGTCATACCCATCGTCCGGCTATCCACCCCCTTGAAGTTGACGGTGAACCGGCATGGCGCTGCGTGCTGGGCGCCTGGCATCGGGAAGGGTCGATGATCCGCGTAACCGCCGATGATGTGGAACTGGTCGCCTTCCCGTTCTGA
- the ybcJ gene encoding ribosome-associated protein YbcJ, which produces MATFSLGKHPHVELCDLLKLEGWSESGAQAKIFIAEGLVQVDGVTETRKRCKIVAGQTVTFDGQSITVTA; this is translated from the coding sequence ATGGCCACCTTTTCACTGGGCAAACACCCACACGTTGAACTGTGCGATTTACTGAAGCTCGAAGGCTGGAGCGAAAGCGGCGCCCAAGCGAAGATCTTTATCGCCGAAGGGCTGGTTCAGGTCGACGGCGTCACCGAAACCCGCAAACGCTGCAAAATCGTCGCCGGGCAGACAGTCACCTTCGATGGACAGAGTATTACCGTCACGGCCTGA
- a CDS encoding MFS transporter, which yields MKYSTTPRLLIMMFVQYFMQGAWNMTMGLVLSSYGMASIIGTAYGLLGVATIISPLFTGMIADRFFASQKVMGILHLINACVIFYTPQFIEAQNATMTLLMIFIVGILFYPTTALSNSISFHHIDGVKYFPVIRVFGTFGFMVIGFIIGQMGYSGDTMAWYIAAASGVALGLYCFTLPDTPPKARGRPFMLRDLLCLDALALFKERNFTILMLSILVLMIPKTAYSAYIPVFLKALGFDNAATMMQIGIASEVIFMFLLSFILLRIGFKVTLLIGAVCWVVRSLFFAHAAVDDAMVWVVVGLLLQGFCWDFFFTVADIYVDRKAGEAIKAQAQSLRFIVSNGAGLLFASTVCGQIFNHTVNAPGSEGLAQWQYFWVWPAIVAAIVSAIFFLLFHDDLSERRSSRRGEAETQSAGQSL from the coding sequence ATGAAATACAGTACAACCCCCCGATTATTAATCATGATGTTTGTTCAGTATTTCATGCAGGGGGCATGGAATATGACAATGGGACTGGTATTAAGCTCATACGGCATGGCCAGTATTATTGGTACCGCCTATGGGCTGCTCGGCGTGGCGACGATTATTTCTCCGCTATTTACCGGCATGATCGCCGACCGCTTTTTCGCCTCCCAGAAGGTGATGGGGATTCTTCATCTGATTAATGCCTGCGTGATCTTTTATACTCCTCAGTTTATTGAGGCTCAGAACGCCACCATGACGCTACTGATGATTTTTATCGTTGGTATTCTGTTCTATCCCACAACGGCACTGTCGAATAGCATTAGCTTTCACCATATTGACGGGGTGAAATATTTTCCGGTTATTCGCGTCTTCGGCACCTTCGGCTTTATGGTGATTGGTTTTATTATCGGCCAGATGGGCTATTCGGGGGATACCATGGCCTGGTATATCGCCGCCGCGTCCGGCGTGGCGCTGGGACTGTACTGCTTTACATTGCCGGATACGCCGCCGAAGGCCCGGGGGCGACCCTTCATGCTTCGCGATCTGCTGTGTCTGGATGCGCTGGCGCTGTTTAAGGAGCGCAACTTTACCATTCTGATGCTCAGTATCCTGGTGCTCATGATCCCCAAAACGGCCTATTCCGCCTATATACCGGTGTTTCTGAAGGCGCTGGGATTCGACAATGCCGCTACCATGATGCAGATTGGCATCGCCAGCGAAGTTATTTTTATGTTCCTGCTGTCGTTTATTCTGCTGAGAATCGGTTTTAAGGTGACGTTACTGATCGGTGCGGTATGTTGGGTGGTGCGCAGCTTGTTTTTTGCACATGCCGCAGTGGATGATGCGATGGTTTGGGTGGTGGTGGGACTACTGCTGCAGGGTTTTTGCTGGGATTTTTTCTTTACGGTGGCGGATATTTATGTCGATCGTAAAGCCGGAGAGGCCATTAAAGCCCAGGCGCAGAGCCTGCGCTTTATCGTTTCTAACGGAGCAGGGCTACTATTCGCCTCGACGGTTTGTGGCCAGATTTTCAACCATACGGTGAACGCTCCTGGTTCGGAAGGGCTGGCGCAGTGGCAGTATTTCTGGGTCTGGCCCGCGATCGTGGCAGCCATCGTCTCAGCTATCTTTTTCCTCCTGTTTCACGACGATCTGTCTGAGCGACGCAGCAGCAGGAGAGGCGAGGCGGAAACACAATCTGCGGGCCAGAGCCTGTAA
- the mnmH gene encoding tRNA 2-selenouridine(34) synthase MnmH, protein MDNASPVRPDSQDYRDIILSGVPLLDVRAPVEFAQGSLPGARNLPLMNDDERARVGTCYKAEGQKAAIALGHSLVRGEVREARMAAWRDWCQRHPNGYLYCSRGGLRSHLVQQWLQESGVQAPLIEGGYKAVRRYMMSALGRLSLRPMVLVAGNTGCGKTLMVRDFACGVDLEGLARHRGSSFGRTTEPQPSQANFENRLAAMMVQKSRAQKGWSDFFWLVEDEGPAIGSRHIPKPFRAQMEQAEIVVIDDPLPLRLERLEEEYFVSMAAAFIARQGEESGWLAFAEYLRHGMFAIRRRLGEERFVQLNGILEQSLQEHQRRGHATAHLDWLTPLLRDYYDPMYRYQLAKKAQRIVFEGDSQQVREWLAQRGAR, encoded by the coding sequence ATGGATAACGCTTCCCCGGTGCGTCCTGATAGCCAGGACTACCGTGATATCATTCTTTCCGGCGTGCCGCTGCTGGATGTGCGCGCCCCGGTGGAATTCGCTCAGGGTTCTCTGCCCGGCGCCCGCAACCTGCCGTTAATGAATGACGACGAACGCGCCCGGGTCGGCACCTGTTACAAAGCAGAAGGTCAGAAAGCCGCGATAGCGCTTGGCCACTCGCTGGTGCGCGGCGAGGTACGGGAAGCGCGTATGGCCGCCTGGCGTGACTGGTGCCAGCGTCATCCCAACGGTTATCTTTACTGCTCGCGCGGCGGCCTGCGTAGCCATCTGGTACAGCAGTGGCTGCAGGAAAGCGGGGTTCAGGCTCCGCTGATCGAAGGCGGCTATAAAGCGGTACGCCGCTATATGATGAGCGCCCTTGGCCGCCTGAGCCTGCGCCCTATGGTGCTGGTCGCCGGTAATACCGGCTGTGGAAAAACGCTGATGGTGCGCGACTTCGCCTGCGGCGTCGATCTGGAAGGGCTGGCCCGTCACCGCGGCTCCTCCTTCGGGCGCACTACAGAACCGCAACCCAGCCAGGCAAACTTCGAAAACCGCCTGGCGGCCATGATGGTACAGAAATCCCGGGCCCAGAAGGGCTGGAGCGACTTCTTCTGGCTGGTGGAAGACGAAGGCCCGGCCATCGGCTCACGCCATATTCCTAAACCCTTTCGGGCACAGATGGAACAGGCGGAAATCGTGGTGATTGACGATCCGCTCCCGCTGCGGCTTGAACGCCTGGAAGAGGAGTACTTCGTCAGCATGGCGGCAGCCTTTATCGCCCGGCAGGGTGAAGAGTCCGGCTGGCTGGCTTTTGCGGAATATCTGCGTCACGGCATGTTCGCCATTCGTCGCCGTCTGGGGGAAGAACGCTTTGTTCAGCTAAATGGGATTCTTGAGCAGTCATTGCAGGAACATCAACGGCGCGGTCATGCCACAGCCCACCTCGACTGGCTGACGCCGCTACTGCGCGACTATTACGATCCCATGTATCGCTATCAGCTCGCTAAAAAGGCCCAGCGAATTGTGTTCGAAGGAGATTCACAGCAGGTCAGGGAGTGGCTGGCGCAGCGCGGCGCCCGGTAG
- the cysS gene encoding cysteine--tRNA ligase has protein sequence MLKIFNTLSRQKEEFKPIHPGEVGMYVCGITVYDLCHIGHGRTFVAFDVVARYLRFLGYKLKYVRNVTDIDDKIIRRAQENGESFNALVDRMIAEMYQDFDALNILRPDSEPRATHHIPEIIALTERLIERGHAYVSGNGDVMFSVPTDPQYGLLSRQDLEQLQAGARVEVADAKRNPMDFVLWKMSKPGEPSWPSPWGEGRPGWHIECSAMNCKQLGSHFDIHGGGSDLMFPHHENEIAQSTCAHDGEYVNTWMHSGMVMVDREKMSKSLGNFFTVRDVLKHYDAETIRYFLMSGHYRSQLNYSEENLKQARASLERLYTALRGTDSRVAAAGGDEFEARFREAMDDDFNTPEAYSVLFDMAREVNRLKSEDMAAANGMAAHLRKLSGVLGLLEQEPEQFLQSGAQSDDSEVAEIEALIKQRNDARKTKDWATADMARDRLNEMGIVLEDGAQGTIWRRK, from the coding sequence ATGTTGAAAATCTTTAATACCCTGAGTCGCCAAAAAGAAGAGTTCAAACCTATTCACCCCGGTGAAGTAGGGATGTACGTGTGTGGGATAACCGTTTACGACCTCTGTCATATCGGGCATGGCCGTACCTTCGTCGCTTTCGATGTGGTGGCCCGCTATCTGCGTTTTCTGGGCTATAAGCTGAAATACGTGCGTAACGTTACCGATATCGACGATAAGATCATTCGCCGCGCCCAGGAGAACGGTGAGTCCTTCAACGCACTGGTGGATCGCATGATCGCTGAGATGTACCAGGACTTCGATGCGCTGAATATTCTGCGCCCGGACAGCGAGCCGCGCGCCACGCACCATATTCCGGAGATTATTGCGCTGACCGAGCGTCTGATCGAACGCGGCCATGCCTATGTTTCTGGCAATGGCGACGTGATGTTCTCGGTGCCGACGGATCCGCAATACGGTTTGCTGTCGCGCCAGGACCTGGAACAGCTGCAGGCCGGCGCCCGGGTAGAAGTGGCCGATGCCAAACGCAACCCGATGGACTTTGTGTTGTGGAAGATGTCCAAGCCTGGTGAGCCGAGCTGGCCTTCTCCGTGGGGCGAAGGGCGTCCTGGCTGGCATATCGAATGTTCCGCCATGAACTGCAAACAGCTGGGCAGCCACTTCGATATTCACGGCGGCGGTTCGGATCTGATGTTCCCGCACCACGAAAACGAAATCGCGCAGTCCACCTGTGCCCACGACGGCGAATACGTTAACACCTGGATGCACTCCGGTATGGTGATGGTGGATCGCGAAAAGATGTCCAAATCGCTGGGCAACTTCTTCACCGTGCGCGATGTACTGAAGCACTACGATGCTGAAACCATCCGTTACTTCCTGATGTCCGGCCACTATCGCAGCCAGCTTAACTACAGCGAAGAGAACCTTAAGCAGGCCCGCGCTTCGCTGGAGCGTCTGTACACCGCGCTGCGCGGTACCGACAGCAGGGTGGCAGCTGCGGGGGGCGACGAATTTGAAGCGCGCTTCCGGGAAGCGATGGATGATGACTTTAACACCCCTGAAGCCTACTCGGTGCTGTTCGATATGGCGCGCGAGGTTAACCGTCTGAAATCGGAAGATATGGCGGCGGCGAACGGGATGGCGGCCCATCTGCGCAAGCTGTCCGGGGTGCTGGGCCTGCTGGAACAGGAGCCGGAACAGTTCCTGCAGAGTGGCGCGCAGTCCGACGATAGCGAAGTGGCGGAAATTGAAGCGCTGATCAAACAGCGTAACGATGCCCGTAAAACAAAGGACTGGGCCACGGCGGATATGGCGCGCGATCGCCTGAACGAGATGGGGATTGTGCTGGAAGATGGCGCACAGGGAACCATCTGGCGTCGTAAATAA
- a CDS encoding DUF1158 domain-containing protein, which yields MKPTSEPVLTAGGILLLAFLSCLLLPAPLLGQELAQKLMSLFHFVDMNQLYTIIFCLWFLFLGAIEYLAIRFIWRRWFAV from the coding sequence ATGAAACCCACTTCCGAGCCTGTGCTGACCGCAGGCGGTATCCTGCTGCTGGCCTTTCTTTCCTGTCTGCTGCTGCCCGCGCCGCTGCTGGGTCAGGAACTGGCGCAAAAGCTGATGAGCCTGTTTCACTTTGTGGATATGAATCAGCTCTACACCATTATTTTCTGCCTGTGGTTTCTGTTTCTGGGCGCTATTGAGTATCTGGCGATCCGTTTTATCTGGCGGCGCTGGTTTGCCGTCTGA
- a CDS encoding MBL fold metallo-hydrolase, translating into MKIHFLGSGASEGIPNPFCRCDICQQARKVKGKEVRTHSSAIIDDVLLIDLAPTFSHQILRDGLDGSAITDLLFTHTHPDHFNAGELFSRMEGFGHGLDYPLNIYGNDMAITGCLNILNGYSEQRFRFHRLVPFVTVRCGKYQVTPLLANHARWEQCYLYYIEKDGCALFYGHDSGWFPESTWCWLSGKSIDIAVLECTYGDRQGNRTDNHMSLSTVCAAVEKLRNQNSLGEQSQVVLSHISHSSAQCHETLVAWCQARNMIAAWDGLIVNSQG; encoded by the coding sequence ATGAAAATTCACTTTCTTGGTAGCGGGGCATCTGAAGGTATCCCCAATCCATTCTGTCGCTGTGATATATGCCAGCAAGCCCGAAAAGTAAAAGGTAAGGAGGTGCGCACCCATTCGTCGGCCATTATCGATGATGTTCTGTTAATCGATCTGGCGCCGACCTTCAGTCATCAGATATTACGTGACGGTCTTGATGGTTCGGCGATAACCGATCTGCTGTTTACTCATACCCACCCCGATCACTTTAATGCAGGGGAACTGTTCAGCCGGATGGAAGGTTTCGGTCACGGTCTGGATTATCCACTTAATATTTATGGCAACGACATGGCTATCACGGGTTGCCTGAATATCCTGAATGGCTATAGCGAACAGCGATTCCGGTTTCATCGTCTGGTGCCGTTTGTCACGGTGCGTTGCGGAAAATATCAGGTAACGCCATTACTGGCGAATCATGCCAGGTGGGAACAGTGCTACCTCTACTATATCGAAAAGGACGGCTGCGCGCTGTTTTACGGCCACGACTCCGGTTGGTTTCCTGAATCCACCTGGTGTTGGCTGTCGGGAAAAAGTATTGATATCGCGGTACTGGAGTGCACCTATGGCGATCGGCAGGGAAATCGGACCGATAATCATATGAGTTTGTCGACCGTTTGTGCCGCCGTTGAAAAGCTTCGAAATCAGAATAGCCTGGGTGAGCAGAGCCAGGTGGTGTTATCGCATATCTCACATAGCAGCGCGCAATGTCATGAGACGCTGGTGGCCTGGTGCCAGGCCAGAAATATGATTGCGGCGTGGGATGGTCTCATTGTTAACAGTCAGGGATGA
- a CDS encoding fimbrial protein, whose protein sequence is MKIRKWLLLLLVMAPVSLPLARSITIIDGGRLHLQGMLVNGACAVAPQSRHMSVEMGHYRSNFFSDVGSYAPLSVPFSVRLTGCRPDVLRSVGIIFNGETPGEDPQVFLAATRVNGRDISSGIGLALFDAGRQLIIPGVQSLVTSRDNVLHFIARYRAVSREITPGQVHSTLWFTLVYP, encoded by the coding sequence ATGAAGATAAGGAAATGGCTGCTGCTGCTGCTGGTTATGGCTCCTGTCAGCCTGCCGCTGGCAAGGAGCATCACCATTATCGACGGCGGTCGGCTTCATTTGCAGGGGATGCTGGTCAATGGCGCCTGCGCTGTGGCGCCTCAAAGCCGCCATATGAGCGTGGAGATGGGGCATTATCGTAGTAACTTCTTTTCCGATGTCGGGAGCTATGCGCCGCTAAGCGTGCCCTTTAGCGTTCGGCTCACTGGCTGTCGCCCCGATGTCCTGCGCAGCGTGGGCATTATTTTTAATGGCGAAACGCCAGGTGAGGATCCTCAGGTCTTTCTGGCGGCCACCCGGGTTAACGGCCGCGATATCAGCAGCGGTATCGGTCTGGCGCTGTTTGACGCCGGGCGGCAACTCATTATTCCAGGCGTTCAGTCCCTGGTGACATCCAGAGATAACGTTCTGCATTTTATTGCGCGCTATCGCGCTGTCTCCCGGGAAATAACGCCGGGACAGGTTCATTCCACTCTGTGGTTCACGCTGGTTTATCCCTGA